The bacterium HR17 genomic interval CATGACGGTGCTATGGGTAACCGTGTTTTACCGCAACGATGGGGATTTGTCAGGCTACGACGCGCTACTGACCGCTGCCGACCGCGCCAATTTACCTTACATCATTGCGTTGGATGTGTGCCCACCGCGATCGTTGCGACCGCGTTTACGGTGCGCTCCCCACGATGCCGACTATGTTGCCTGGCTGCGGCGTTGGTTGGACATCGTCGTCACGCATTTTCGCACCCGCTCCAATTTGTTGGGTTACGCCGTCGGGGGTGCGGTGGACGAATCTGTCAGTTACGATGATGCGGGGTTTGCCCTGTTCCTGCAGCGCCAATATGGGACGCTGGAACAGTTGCGGCAAACGTGGCAACTGCCCGTGCAAACTTGGCAAATTCCCCAATTGTGGGCACTCCAAGCGGATGACGGGCAGTCACCGCTACGCTATGGGCGCCCCTCATTGGATGTAGCGCTGTATCGCTGGGTCACCTTGCGCAACCTGTTCGTGCTGTGGGCGGACGAACTGCGCCGCCGCGATCCGCAGCGATGGTTGATTGCCGGACCGTTGACGACTTACCGCAGCCTCGCAGTTGTCCCACCCAGCTATGACGCTATCGTGCCTTACTTGTCCCCTGAGCAAGCGGAACCTGACTGGCTAACGCACAACTGCCACGCCGTCGCAATTGCCCGACGCGGTGGGCGCTTTCGTGCCGTTCCCATGCTTACGACCCGCTTGAAAGACGGTCGCACCGTCACTGCCGAAACCCTATGGCGATGGGCAGTGGTAGGTGCAATGCAAGGCGCGACAGGGTTTGTGCTCAGTGATTGGTCAGCGCTGAAAGAAAATGAAGCCTTACGGGTCAATGTGTCAGCCCTTGCCTATCGCCTTCGGACGGAAGTGCCTGCCGACGCTGCCCCTCAATCTCAAACGGCTATCCTTTACACACCTTTTGCTGAAGGCGTCCTCACCGCGAACGGCTTTCCTCTCTACGGCTTCGCTATCGCGCACGGCAATCAACAAGCCTTCCCGTTACGGTTAGGTGTCAACGAGCCGGGGTCGCTGTTTTGGTGGTTGCGGTTTCATCCATGGGGCACCGTAGATTCGCTGACCCCTGAGGAGTTAACGCCAGACTTTGTGAGCCGCTACCGTATGTTGTTGGCGCCAATGCCAGCATATTTGGATGCACCCATGCAAATGACACTGGCGAATTTTGTCCAAAGCGGCGGCGTCCTTGTCGCCGACTTCGGCGTCGGCGCTTTTCAATCGGAAGCGCCGTTTTTGGCGATGCCGCGAGGGCTTTGGGAACTGTTCGGAGTCCCGCTCTTACGACAGGTGCTCTTCAACGGACAGTTGCGAACGGGGTTAACGGTCTATGCGCCCCATGCGTTGTTCCCTGATTTGCCGGCGGGAACGGAGTTGGGAAGCCCGCAGGGCTCTTTCGGAATCATCTTAGGGTTCGCCGTAGGGTTCCGCGCCCAACCGTGGGCGATCGCCTTAGCGACGCGCACTGCACGGCGGGCGTTGCGGGACAGCGACCGTTCCCGCACTGTGCCTGGTCCTGCCCAAATTGCCGGGCTGTTCATCAACCCCTTCGGGCGCGGTTACGCGCTCTTTGCGTCCACATTGCTGTGGGCTCTGTGGTCGCCTCACGACCCCGGTTTCGTTCGCTTTCACGCGGATTTGTTGGGCCGCTTCGCACCCATGCAGGTCATGGACCTACGGTTCCCCCCGTCTGCGTGGATCAGTCCCACCCAGCGGGGCATTTGGGTTGTGAACCCAACGGCTCAACCGATGACGACGAGGCTTCAGGTGCGCGCGCCGATTTTCTACGCCTACAACGATGCGACCGTCCGCCCCTTGGAGGGCGTGCCGGCGCGGCAAGAGGTTAGCGTCCCATTGCGGGGAGGTGACTGGGTGTTTTTACGCCCGGTCGCTGAAGTGGCGCCTCCCACAGCGGTTCAAGTGGAGCGGCTAACCCCTGAAATAGTGACCCTGCGGCTGGACGCCCCGACGCACACACAAATTGCCCTGCGCCTCATCACCGACCGCTATCGCCTCTCTGCCCGCCGCCACCGCGTCACCATCGCGACGCCACAAGGCACCGACGAGCGCACCGTTGAACCTGACCGCTGGGGTTTCGTTGCCGTTGACCGCGTGCCTGTCCCGTCAACGGTCACCGTCACACCCGCTCCGTAGTTGCCTCCCTCTTTCAGCCCGCGATGGGGCTGCCCTCCTCGGCGAACAGGCGTTTGAGCATTTGCGCGTTGATGAAGCCTTTGCCCTGCCAGTGGTTGTTGAAGATGGCGTAGCATTTCTCTGTTTGCGCCAAAAGGCTGCGCACCTTTGGCAGCCATTCGCGCAACTCGGCTTCATTGTAAAGGTAATCGTAGCGCTCCCATGCGTGTTCGTGGTGGTGCCACTTCTCGGCGTTGCGCCCGTGAAAGCGGATATACCCGATGGGGGCGGTAGCGACGACGACAGGCGGCATCAAGCCAGGCAAACGCGGTTCGTCCACGCATACAAAGCCGATTTGCCATTGCCGCAGCCAGTTAAACACCTCATCGCACACCCAACTGCTGTGCCGAAACTCCACGACCAACGGGAAGACACGGAGCCACTCCGCGACCCGCTCTATATGGGCGCGGTTTTCGGGTGTGTTGTGGAATCGCTGTGGGAACTGGAGCAACACGCAGCCCAATTTGCCAGCATCCACCAGCGGGCGCAACGAGTCCTTAAACGGTCGCAAGACTTCGGCAGCGTTTTCAGGTTCATGCGTGAACGAGCGATGGGCTTTAACGATGAACTCAAAATCGGGGGGCGTTTTGCGCGCCATCGCCCGAAAAGTGAGGGGCGAAAGAAGGCTGTAAAAACTGGCATTGATTTCCACGCAGTCTACATGTTGCGCCAAGTAGGGCAAAAAATCCCGCTCCCGCAGCGTGGGCGGGTAAACGGGCCCAACCCAATCGTCGTATTTGTAACCCGCTGTCCCAACCTTGAGCACACCCATAATCATCGCACCCTTTGATACCCTTGAGGTTGCACAGGCATTCCCTCGCGCTCACACGGTCGCCAGCATCCGCTCAATGGCTTTGCGGGCGCGGTCAGCGATCTCGGGGGGAACGGTGACCTCGTAAACCATGTCCCGCAGGCTGCGGTAAACCTTGGGAAGGGTGATGGTCTTCATATATTCGCAGATGGCGTCTTCGCGGACAGGCACGAGGCGTTTGTTGGGGGCTTCCTTGTGCATCCGGTGCAAGATGCCGACCTCGGTGGCGACCAAGTGCGTGGAGCGAGGTGACTGCTTGACATGGCGCACCATCCCGCTGGTGCTGTGGATGAAAGTGCGTTCGGAAGGCAATTCGCCTTCCGCTAACGCAAACATACATTGGCTGATGCACCCGCATTCAGGATGCAGCAGCAAATCGGCGTCGGGGTAACGCTCCAAAAGTTCCGCGACCTCTTCCGCACGAAAACCGGCATGGACATGGCACTCCCCTGGCCAGAGATGCATCTTGCGTCCCGTCATCCGCTGCACATACAAGCCTAAAAACATGTCGGGCAGGAACAAAATTTCGCGGTCGGGCGGCAGCGATTGAACGACTTTTACGGCGTTGGCGGAAGTGCAGCAGTAGTCCGCTTCGGCTTTGACTTCTGCCGTCGTGTTGATGTAAGCGACGACGATGGCGTCAGGGTGCTTCGCCTTCCAGCGACGCACTTGCTCGGCGGTGACCGAGGCAGCCAGCGAGCAGCCCGCTTCGGGGTCAGGGATGAGCACTTTTTTGTCGGGGCACAAAATCGCCGCGGTCTCCGCCATGAAGTGGACACCGCAGAAGACGATAACCTCGGCGTCTGTTTGCGCTGCTTGCCGCGACAACTCCAATGAGTCGCCGACGAAATCGGCAAGGTCTTGGATAACGGGCAGTTGATAGTTGTGGGCTAAGATGACGGCGTTGCGCTCCTTGCGCAAGCGGTTGATGGCGTCAATGAGTTGCACTTCGGTCATTTGGCGGATTTCCTCATCTTCCTCAACTGCTTTGGTCGCTTCCGTGTAAGCGACAGACGGGCGCTGCTTGACGGGTAACAGTTCCGTTTCCTGCACAGCAAAGTCACCTCGGTGGTCGCAAATATGCCTGATACCGCTTCAAAAACATAGCACTCGTTTCAGTCCGTTGGCGCTCACAGCAGCGTCACCGCAACTGTCGTGCCGGCAGGGATGTGGGTGACCGTTTCGGGGATGACGATGAAGCCGTCGGCATCGGACAAACTGGTGATGGTGCCCGACTCTTTGTAGGCGCTGGCGGCGATGAGTTGTCCGTCCCGTTCGGCGAGCCGAACGGTCAAAAACTGGCGCAACCCCTCAGGCGAAATGACCTCATGGGCTAAGGTCGCTTGGACCGTCGGCGGGTGCCACGCGGGCAACCGCGCCATCTTCCGCCAGACAGGCACCAACATCACGACCGCCACCATCAAACAAGACGCGGGGAAGCCAGGCAAGTTGACGAGGAGTTTGCCGTCCACGACGGCAGCCAAAGTCGGGCGCCCAGGACGCACTGCCAACCCGTGAAACAGCACCGTGCCCCGTTCGCTCAGCAACCGGGGCAAAAGATCCCGTTCACCGACAGCGCTGCCGGCAGAAAAAATGACGCACTCGGCGGACGCAAGGGCAGCGTTTAAGGTCCGCTGCAGCGCTTCCGGTTCGTCTGGCACGATGTCCATTGGCAACGGCTCGCAGCCGTGCTGTGCCGCCAACGCAGCGACGGTGTAGGTGTTGATGTCGTAGACTTGCCCAATGCGCAACGGTCTGCCCGGTTGGGCGATTTCGTTGCCTGTCGGCACGATCGCCACTTTGGGCTTAGCGTAAACGGGAACGCGGTCAATGCCTAACGCCGCCAGCACGCCGACTTTGGCGGGTGTCAACCACGCGCCGGCAGCCAGCACGCGGTCACCTTGACGGACATCCCATCCCCGTTGGGTGATGTTGTCGCGAGGCGGGACGGCTTTCAAAACCAGCACTGTTGCCCCCTCGCGCTGCGTGTCCTCAAAGGGCACGACACAATCGGCGCCCAATGGCATCGGTGCCCCTGTCGCAATTTGGGCGCAAGTTCCTTCTGCCACCACCCAAGTGGGCGGCGGGTCTCCCGCGTAGACCGCACCGATGACCCGCAGCGGGACAGGGTGCTCCGGCGTCGCCGCTGCGATGTCCGCTGACCGCGCCGCATAACCGTCCATTGTCGCCCGGTCAAAGGGCGGCACATCAAAGGGGGCAGACACATCCACTGCCAGCACCCGATAGGCTGCGTCCACCAACCCCACCGTTTCGGTGCGGGCAATAGGCTGGGTGGCGTCCAGCAACCGCTGCAACGCTTCGTCAAAGGCTGTCAAGGGTTTGCCGCCGTGATAGTGGCGCATTTTTCGCCATCACCTTGCTGTTGCGGCTGAATCCTTATCATGGCATGCCCCTACACGCGGGGGCGAAGGCTCCAACGCACCCAGTTCGTAAAGCACCAGCGCCACCGCGACGATGGCAGCCGTTTCTGCCCGCAGGATGCGTTTGCCCAGACTGACGATGCGGGCACCGCGCTCCTGCGCCGACATCACTTCGTCGGGGTCAAACCCGCCTTCGGGTCCAACCATCACCGCGATGCGGCTGGCGTGCGCGTGTTCCGCCAACACCGCCTTCAGCGGCTCTTCTGCCCCTTCGTAAAAGAGCAGCCAGACATCGGCTTGCGCTGCGTCCAGCACGGCGCGCTGGAAAGACACAGGGGCGTCCACGGTCGGGATGCGCTGGGCGCCGCATTGCTCAGCGGCGGCTTGGGCGACCCGCTGCCACCGGTGGCGTTTCGTCTCCGCTCGGTCCGCCGACAGTTGCACGACGGTGCGCCGCGTGACCATCGGGACGATGCGGGCAACCCCTAACTCCGTCGCCTTCTGGACAACGAGGTCCATCCGTTCCCCTTTAGCGATGGCTTGGAAGAGGTGCACGCTGATAGGCACTTCACGGTCGTTCTCCAACGGTTCACAAAGATGCAATTGGACTGCGTCGCGCTCCGTGACGGTGACAACGGCTTTCCACGCGGTGCCGCGGGGGTCAAAAAGAATAGCGGCGTCGCCGACGCCGAGCCGCAGCACCCTTAGCAACCGATGAGCGAGTTGTCCCGTCAAACGCACGGTCGGCGGTGTCAACGGGAACGGGACAAAGACGCGTCGCATGGTTTCATGCAACCTTTCCCGTCGGCTCTTTAGGGCGTGAGGCGGCGGGCAAGTTGACGGAACGCAAACAGCGCCAACAAAGCGACGGCGATGAGCACGAACGCCGCCGCCAGCGCTGTGTCCACTTCGGCACGGTTAAGCGCCAGCCAGATGGCGATGGGCAACACCTCGGTCTTGAACGGTGTCGCGCCCGCCAACACGACGGTTGCGCCGAACTCGCCCATCGCCCGTGCCCACAGCAAAATCGTCGCCGCCACCAAACTAGGCAAAACCTGTGGCAACTCTACCCAGACGAAAATTTGCCATCGCGACAAGCCTAAAGTGCGGGCGACGGCAGGCAATCGGCGATCTGTGCTTTCAAACGCTGCCTTGAGCACCCGCAGGGCGTAAATGGAGATGACGGCGAACTGAGCGACGACGATGGCAGGCACTTCAAACACGACGGGTGCGCCCAACTGCTGTAACCATCTGTCCACCGAGTGGTCTGGTGACGGGAACTGGGAAAACAGCACCAACAGTGCCACGCCGACGGCAACCGGCGGCAACACCAGCGCCATGTCCAAAAAGGTGTCCACCAATGTCTTGAACCGTCCGCGATAATATGCTAAGGCGTATGCGGAGGGAATGCCAAAGAGCAGGCTGAGGAAGGTGCTGACCGTTGCCGTCAGCACGGACAGACGAGCGGCGAAACGCATTTCGTCGGACATCAACGCAGCGACGATGTTGCCCGCTCGGACATATACGGCGCAGGCAATAACTACCAACGCCAACATGCCGATGTAAGCGCCGAAAGTGCCCCAGATCCACGCGTTAAACAGCCGGTTGCTCAACGGTTCCGTCGCAACCGCTTTCACGGCGCTTCGCTCCCCCCTCACAAAGCAGGAGGACAAGGTTTTTGCTAAAGGCACGCCAGACGCTGTGGGCTTTGCCCCTCATGGTGCCGCTGGCTCTTTGGCGGCTGTCAGCGCCAGCAAATCGGCAGGTGCCCCTTGAGCAAACTCGCCCAGGCGCAAGAACTCATAGACGCGTGCGGCGATGGCGGCACCGACAACCGGCGCCACAAGGTAGATCCACACTTGCGCGAGGGCTTGTGGCTCCACACGGGACGCAAACACCGCCGGTGCTAACGACCGTGCAGGGTTCATGGACGCGCCCGTCCATACGCCGCCCATCAACATGCACACCGTCACCACCAAACCTATCGCCAGACCGGCTGCACTGGATGGAAACCGCGTATCGGTGGCGACCGCCATCGCGACGAACCCCAACAAAAAAGTTAACATCATCTCCACAAGGAAGCCATAAAGGGGCGGGACATCTGGCGAAAGGACTGTCACCCCAAAGTTGACATTGACGGCTTCACCAGAAAAGAAGGCATAGTGGATAAGGCTGGCAAAGAATGCCCCCGCGCATTGAGCGACAAGGTAGTGGGGGACATAACGCCACGGAAAACGCCCCGCGACAGCGAAACCGATCGTGACCGCCGGGTTGAAATGTGCCGCCGAAATATGCCCCGCTGCGTAAACCATCACGGCAACCGTTAAGCCGAACGCGAGGGCGACGGTGAGGTAGGCGATGGGGTTAACCTCCAGAACGACGGACGGTGTCGCGACGCCTTTGACGGCTGCGATCGCTTTGACGGTGCCCAAAGCGCTCTGGGCAATGATTGCCCCGCAGCCGATGAACACCCACGCAAAAGTGCCGACGAATTCGGCGACCATCTTACGCCACACCATCACGCCCACCCCCTTTGCAGGAGTTAGAGCCAACTCATTGCCCCGTCAGTGCGGAGCAACGATCGCCCTCCCTTAAGGCTACAATGCAAGAGCCCACTTGTCAACTGTCAACAGGCTCATTTAACCGGTAAGGTGGGCGTGGATAGGGTGGGCTGAAAGATTGCACATCCAGCACCTCGGCCTCAGCACCGATCGCTTGTTGCGAAAAATGTATCGCCATTTTTGCCGGAACACGCTGACGCCTTCGCCTGCGACAATTGCGAGCCGTTAGTGTCCACCCTTGCCGATGGCGTGT includes:
- the nadA gene encoding Quinolinate synthase A, with amino-acid sequence MQETELLPVKQRPSVAYTEATKAVEEDEEIRQMTEVQLIDAINRLRKERNAVILAHNYQLPVIQDLADFVGDSLELSRQAAQTDAEVIVFCGVHFMAETAAILCPDKKVLIPDPEAGCSLAASVTAEQVRRWKAKHPDAIVVAYINTTAEVKAEADYCCTSANAVKVVQSLPPDREILFLPDMFLGLYVQRMTGRKMHLWPGECHVHAGFRAEEVAELLERYPDADLLLHPECGCISQCMFALAEGELPSERTFIHSTSGMVRHVKQSPRSTHLVATEVGILHRMHKEAPNKRLVPVREDAICEYMKTITLPKVYRSLRDMVYEVTVPPEIADRARKAIERMLATV
- the aqpZ2_2 gene encoding Aquaporin Z 2, translating into MVWRKMVAEFVGTFAWVFIGCGAIIAQSALGTVKAIAAVKGVATPSVVLEVNPIAYLTVALAFGLTVAVMVYAAGHISAAHFNPAVTIGFAVAGRFPWRYVPHYLVAQCAGAFFASLIHYAFFSGEAVNVNFGVTVLSPDVPPLYGFLVEMMLTFLLGFVAMAVATDTRFPSSAAGLAIGLVVTVCMLMGGVWTGASMNPARSLAPAVFASRVEPQALAQVWIYLVAPVVGAAIAARVYEFLRLGEFAQGAPADLLALTAAKEPAAP
- the rsmE gene encoding Ribosomal RNA small subunit methyltransferase E codes for the protein MRRVFVPFPLTPPTVRLTGQLAHRLLRVLRLGVGDAAILFDPRGTAWKAVVTVTERDAVQLHLCEPLENDREVPISVHLFQAIAKGERMDLVVQKATELGVARIVPMVTRRTVVQLSADRAETKRHRWQRVAQAAAEQCGAQRIPTVDAPVSFQRAVLDAAQADVWLLFYEGAEEPLKAVLAEHAHASRIAVMVGPEGGFDPDEVMSAQERGARIVSLGKRILRAETAAIVAVALVLYELGALEPSPPRVGACHDKDSAATAR
- the moeA gene encoding Molybdopterin molybdenumtransferase, translated to MRHYHGGKPLTAFDEALQRLLDATQPIARTETVGLVDAAYRVLAVDVSAPFDVPPFDRATMDGYAARSADIAAATPEHPVPLRVIGAVYAGDPPPTWVVAEGTCAQIATGAPMPLGADCVVPFEDTQREGATVLVLKAVPPRDNITQRGWDVRQGDRVLAAGAWLTPAKVGVLAALGIDRVPVYAKPKVAIVPTGNEIAQPGRPLRIGQVYDINTYTVAALAAQHGCEPLPMDIVPDEPEALQRTLNAALASAECVIFSAGSAVGERDLLPRLLSERGTVLFHGLAVRPGRPTLAAVVDGKLLVNLPGFPASCLMVAVVMLVPVWRKMARLPAWHPPTVQATLAHEVISPEGLRQFLTVRLAERDGQLIAASAYKESGTITSLSDADGFIVIPETVTHIPAGTTVAVTLL
- the cysW_2 gene encoding Sulfate transport system permease protein CysW, which codes for MKAVATEPLSNRLFNAWIWGTFGAYIGMLALVVIACAVYVRAGNIVAALMSDEMRFAARLSVLTATVSTFLSLLFGIPSAYALAYYRGRFKTLVDTFLDMALVLPPVAVGVALLVLFSQFPSPDHSVDRWLQQLGAPVVFEVPAIVVAQFAVISIYALRVLKAAFESTDRRLPAVARTLGLSRWQIFVWVELPQVLPSLVAATILLWARAMGEFGATVVLAGATPFKTEVLPIAIWLALNRAEVDTALAAAFVLIAVALLALFAFRQLARRLTP